Sequence from the Sciurus carolinensis chromosome 1, mSciCar1.2, whole genome shotgun sequence genome:
AGCCTGCCTGTGCCAGGGCCGTGTGCGCCTTCGTCTGGCTGGCTGCGGGCGCGGTGACCCTGTCGGTGCTGGGCGTGGCAGCCGGCGGGCGGCCCTGCTGCCGCGTGCTCGCGCTGACCGTGCTGGAGTTCCTGATGCCGCTGCTGGTCATCAGCGTGTTCACGGGCCGCATCGTGTGCGCACTCTCGCGGCCCGGCCTGCTGCGCCAGGGCCGGCAGCGCCGCCTGCGGGCCATGCAGCTGCTGCTCACGGTGCTGGTCATCTTCCTCGTCTGCTTCACGCCCTTCCACGCCCGCCAGGTGGCCGTGGCACTGTGGCCCAGCATGCCACGCCACACGAGCCTCGTGGCCTACCACGTGGCCGTGGCCCTCAGCAGCCTCAACAGCTGCATGGACCCCATCGTCTACTGCTTCGTCACCAGTGGCTTCCAGGCCACCGTCCGTGGCCTCTTCCATGGGCGCGCAGCAGAGTGCGAGCCCAGTGGCGGCGATGCGGTCAGCATGCACGAGGGCGCCAAGGGCTTgcgcccccagcccctcctccaagCTGGCCCTCCTGTGCTCACCCAGGCCCTCACCAATGGGCCTGAGCCTTAGGTCAGCAGCACTCCGCCAGGGGCCAAAGGTCAGCGTTCGGCCAGGTGACCAGCCCAGACACCCGCTGGGCCGGGGAAGCAAATTGGTCTCGTCTGGATGGACTGGAGATGGCTACCCCGGGTGCTGCATTGAGATTCTAAGGCCACTGTGCTGTGGTTGATTAGCAGTGTCTGCATGGGCTCCAGATGGAGTGCCATGGTCCGAGTGCCGATCACTTCCCTTCCCCGGGGTCTGCCGCATCCGCTGAAAGCCCAGAAGGCTGGCTGGAAATGCTGCTCGCTCGGCCATTTGTCCACGGAAGGAGCTCCTCGGGAAAAGACACAGAGATCAGTTAGGTCCTGTGGATTCCCAGGAGGGTTAGAAAAGCCCCAAGaggcctgcacacacacacaggtggcaGAACAAGGACGGGGAAGACGTAGGGACATCAATGTCACACGGCCCTGGGCTTGGGGGGCATCTCTGTAAGGCCCCCACCTGAGGCCTCCACGAACTGCACAGAAGACAGCGTGACCCCCCAGGGCCTCGACCTCCGCTGAGCCTCGAGCCTGCACAGGAGAGGCATCTCCAAGGGCGAGTGGTGTGCACCAGCAGCACGGCTGGTCCGAGTCAGCTGCGGaggcctgctcctcctccaggggtGCTGCTCAGACCCTCCAAGACTGTCCCTGGAGGGCGTCGGGGCCCAGACCCATCCTGTGGACCACGGGAACACAGCCTGCCGGCCGAGGGCCACAGGGCTTTTCTCCCCTCTGGAGCCACAGAGCTCAGGCCTGGCCGCCCTGACCCAGCTGTGTCCCCCACGCCGTCCACACAGGAGAGGCAGCTCTCTGGCTTGGACCTCTGATCACCTCCAAGCTAGAACCCGGATCACTTCCCACGTGCTTTCTGGCCCGTGCCCAGGCTTCTGGGGCCCTTTTCAGACCGTACATGGGAAGGGGCCTGTGGAGCGTCCCTGCCCTGGAACTTGGCCAGGACCACTGAGCAGGTGAGGTGGGATCAGGCCCAGCTCGCGCCCTGTCCTGTAAGAAAGTCCCCTGTGGCCTGTGCATCTGCGACCGGGGGCAGGCAGGGGAGCCAAAGCCCCCATCTTGTCATTGTCCACGCTCAGGCCCTGGAGAGGGTGTGGACAGGAGATCGGAAGGCCATTTACACCCCAACTttacagacagggaaactgaggctcagagggaaaGGGCTTTGCCAAGACTGCAGAGGGGGTACCCGGAGAAGCAGGGCCAGCGTGGTCCCTGGAGCCCTGTGGGCCTCTGGCTCCAGGACATCATGGGCcactggggtgggggaggtgggccCGTAGCCTCCAGCTGGCCAGATTGGAGCCCCGGCACCAGGGGCATGCCCAGCAGGGGTGCTGGGACCCCCGTCAGGGGCTTCTTCCTGGCCCCGTGCCCACGAAGCCGCGGCATCAGCCACTGTCATCCTGACCATCATCCCACCACCCTCACGGGGCAGGCCCTTTGCCGGGAGCTGCTCCTGCCCCGGCTCCAGGGCACTCAGCAGCCACAGCTCACCAGGACCAGAGTTCCAAAAGGCCAGGGGGCCTGGCTCTCAGGCAGGAGGTAGCTGGCAGCCCAGGAGCCCTGAC
This genomic interval carries:
- the Gpr20 gene encoding G-protein coupled receptor 20; the encoded protein is MPSVSAAGPWALAAPNATVTVAWVNGSVPETSLFHLFALLDEELHTAFPGLWLALMAVHGAIFLAGLVLNGLALYVFCCRTRAKTPSVIYTINLAVTDLLVGLSLPTRFAVFYGARGCLRCAFPHVLGYFLNMHCSILFLTCICVDRYLAIVQPEGSRRWRQPACARAVCAFVWLAAGAVTLSVLGVAAGGRPCCRVLALTVLEFLMPLLVISVFTGRIVCALSRPGLLRQGRQRRLRAMQLLLTVLVIFLVCFTPFHARQVAVALWPSMPRHTSLVAYHVAVALSSLNSCMDPIVYCFVTSGFQATVRGLFHGRAAECEPSGGDAVSMHEGAKGLRPQPLLQAGPPVLTQALTNGPEP